The following DNA comes from Cryptosporangium phraense.
AACAGCAACGACTCGCTCCGGCCGTCCGGGTACCGGAGAACACCGACGGTGTTCGACGTTCCGAAATCGATCCCGATCAGATACCCGGCCGACGGCATGCGCACTAGCCTATCCAGGCCCCACCGGCCCCGTGCTCACGATCCGTCACCAGCGGTCCAGCGCACGACGTCGGCGACCACGGCTGCGTCCAGGTGTTGCGCGGGGAGGTATCCGGCCGGCGTCGAAGGACCGGAACCCGGGAAGAACAGGTGGTCGTCCGCGTCGTACACCCGGACCGCGGCCCGGGGAAGCCCGGCCCGCCAGCGCGCCAGGTCCCCGTCGACCGTGACCTGGTAGTCGCGCCCTCCCTGCAGGAGCAGCACCGGCACGTCCACCGCCGCAGCGGTCGCGACCGGATCGTCGTCGCGGAGGTCCAGCCAGTACGACCCGGGCCAGCCGAACGGAAGGTCCGCGGCCGGGGTCGCCGCGGTCAGCGACGGCGAGTCGATGAGCGCGGCCTGCCGCTCCAGAGTGGACGTATCCCAGCCGAGGTGGCGCGCGACCCGGAGGGCCGCGTGGTGCAGCGGCTCCGCGTCCGCGGCCAGCAGGATCAACCCCGCTATCGACGGGAGGGCAGCCGCGACCCGGGGTGCGACCCGCCCGCCCATGCTGTGTCCGAGCAGGTAGATCCGGTCGGTGGACAGCGTCTCGGCTGCCGCCAGCGCGCGCGGCAGGTACTCGTCGGACATCGTCCAGCCGGGCTCGACCGCGGGCTTGTCGAATCGGGCGACCGCGATCCCTTGCGACGCGAGGCCCCAGGCCAGGTCCTTGAGCGGCTTGTTCACCCCGCTGGTCTCGTCCCGGTCGAACGGTCCTCCACCGCTGAGCAGCACGACGCCCACCCGCGACCGTCGCCGGATCCCGCGCCGGCGCGGCACGGTCAGCGTCCCGGCCCCGTCCAGGATCTCCCGCTCGACGAACCGCGTCGGCCGCGCGTAGGGCGGCGGCGCCCAGCCCGCCGAGGTCGGTCCGGACGGGGCCAGCCGCAACCCGTGGATCACCTCGTCGGCGTCGACAGACATCACCACGGTGAACCCGCCCCGCTCGCCGGTCACCGGCGTACTCACCCGGGTGAGGCCCTCCACCCCCGGCTCCTCCGCCGCCTCCCCGACCGACACCACCGCACCCACCCGGGCGATCTCCCCGTCCCACGCGGCGGCCAGCGCCGACGCCGAGACCACCGCCCGTAACCGCGGCGAGAACATCGACGAGACCTCGTCGAACCGGCCCGCCACCAACGCCTCCACTACCCTTCTCATAGTTTGCAAACGGTAGCAGGAAATGAGATTGTTCGGCCATGGACGTCTTCGAACTGCTCGGGCATCCGGCCCGGCTCCGCATCGTGCACGCGCTGCGCGGCGACCGGACCTTGACCACGGCCGAGCTCGCGGAGAAGCTCCCCGACGTCTCCAAGGCGACCGTCTACCGGCACGTCGACGCGCTGGCGGCCGGCGGCGTCCTCGAGATCGCCGCCGAGCGACGGGTCCGTGGCGCGGTCGAACGCCACTACCGCCTGAACCGCACCGCGGCCGGCATCGACCCGGACACCGCCGCCGCCCTCACCCCCGACGACCACCGCCGGGCGTTCGCGACCGCGATGGCCACGCTCGCCGCCGAGTTCGACGCCTACCTCGACCGCACGTCCTCCGATCTGTCGAAGGACGCGGTCGGCTACCGGCAGCACGCGCTCTGGCTCACGCCGGACGAACTGACCGCGCTGATCGACGGTCTCCGCGCCGCGATCCGACCGGCTCTCGACCACCCGTACTCGGCGACCCGCTCCCGCTACCTGCTCAGCCCGATCCTCTTCCCCGCCGAGACGGACGAGACGCCTCGAACGTCGCGCCGATGACGTCCGCGCGCTCACGCGTCCGCAGTAGCCGAAATCGCGAGCAACCGATCCGTCGGACGTCCGCATCAAGAAGGGTGGAACCGGCGAACGGAGGGACGCGATGGCCGAGGCAGGCCGGAGCGATGACGCATACCGGGAGTACGTCGACGGTCTGATCCCCGGGCTGAGACGGGTGGCCTACCTGCTGTGCCAGGACTGGCACCGGGCCGACGACCTGGTGCAGAGCACGCTCGAGAGGCTGTACCGGCACTGGTCGAAGGCCTCCAAGGCCGACGCGCCGGCCGCGTACGCGCGGACCGTGCTGGTCCGGGTCTTCCTCGGCGAGCAGCGGATGGCCTGGGCCCGCCGGGTCGTGCTCCTGGACCGGCTGCCGGAGGACGCGGCCGCGGCCGCTCCCGACCTGGCCGACCGCCTCGCGCTCGAGGCCGCGATGCGCGAGCTGCCGCCCCGGCAGCGGGCGGTGCTCGTGCTGCGGTTCTTCTGCGACCTGTCGGTCGAGGAGACCGCGGACGCCCTGCAGTGCGCGACCGGGACCGTGAAGAGCCAGGCCGCGCGGGGTCTGGACAAGCTGCGCGAGGCACTCACCGACAGTGCCGTCGTCGAGACGAGGAGGTGACGACATGGACGATCGAACTGCCGGCACGCTGCTGCGCGAACTGCTGGCGGACGAGCCGCCGGCCAGCCGGATCGACGTCGAGAAGGCGATTCTGGCCGCGAAGCGGCGCCGGAGGAGACGAGCCGGAGCGATGCTGGTCGCCGCCGCGGTGGTGGCGCTCGTGGTCGGGGCCGCCGTCCTGCCCGGACTGCGGACGTCCGACGCCCCGGTGGCGAAGCAACCGCCGCCGCAGAACCTGTCGCCGGCGTTCCGTTTCAACCCGGCGCACCTGAACATCAGCCTGGACTGGCAGCCGGACGGGGTGACCCGGGTCGAGACCGAGACCAACGGCTGGGGCCAGCGCCTCACGCTGCTGCGCGGTCGCGGGCCGGCGTTCACCAAGGTCGCGACCGTCGAGGTGTGGGGCAAGGGCCAGGTGCTGGCCGGGGAACACCCGAACGCGCAGGTCGCCGACGACATCTACGGCAACGGGATCCCGAGCCACTGGGTCCCGAGCGCGGCCGGCGGCACGCTGTACTGGTTCTGGGGGCCGGGCGCGTGGGCGTTCCTGACCGTGTACGACGCCGACCGGCCGCTCGAGCTGGCGGTCAAGCTGGCCCGGGCCGTGCGGACGGAGTCCGAGACCATGGTCCGGGTGCCGTTCACGGTGTCCCGACCGGCCGGACTGCAACTCGTCGACGTACTGACGGTGACCGGGCCCAACGGTCAGTACGCGGCCGAGCTGCTGTTCGCGAAGCCGTCGGGCTGGGCGTTCTCGGAGTGGGCGAGCGTCAACGTGACCAACGACCCGGCGTCACTCGCGGCGAACAAGCCGTACCGGCGGGCCGTCAACGGGTCGATTCTGGCCCCCGCGCGCGAGCTGAACCGGTTCGGGGTGCGCTTGGCGCACGACTTCGTGCTGGCGGCGTCGATGTCCACGGCGCGGCCGACGGACCAGCCCGTGCCCACCCTCGACCAGGCCGGGATCACCCGGCTCGGCTCGTCGGTGAGGCTGGTGTCGAATCCCGGAGACCAGGCGAACTGGACCGCGTCCTACCTGCGGTGACGCCGACGCCCCGGGGAGCTCCTCCCCGGGGGGGTCGGCGCGGTCGGTCAGGCGGCGGGCTGGACGGCCACCCGGCCCACCACCGGACCCCGGCCGGGCGCCGAGGACGGGCCGGGCGCCGGGGACGGGGCCGGGACCGGCGGGCGCCAGGTGCCGGACCACTCGGCCGACGGCCCGGCCGGATACCGCACGACGGCCCGCCCGACCGCCGGACCCGGACCCGCAACCGGGACCGGAGCCGCCACCGGCCGCGCGGCCGGCCGGGTCGCCACCACCCCGAGCAGCAACGCGTACCCACCGATCAGCACCGCGGGCACCGCCAACGCCCCGGCCAGCCCGAACGCCCCGGCCAGCGGCGCGGCCACCAGCGACCCGGCCACGATCCCGGCGATCGCCGCCGGGTACGAGAACCCGTACGCCCGGGCCAGCACGGCCTCGTCCAGGGTCCGGGCCAGCACCGTGTCCACCACGATCTCCACCACCATCGACCCGGCACTGACCGCCGCCGCCAGCACGACCGCCACCACCATCACCGGCGCCACGGCCAGCCCGGCGGCCGCCACCGCGACCAGCATCAGCACGACCGCGATCGCGCCCCGGGTCTGCCGATCGACGCCCAGCCGGGCGACGATCACCGCGCCGAGCAGCCCGCCGACGCCCACCCCGGCCAGCAGCACCCCGTACCCGGCGTCGCCCCAGCCGAGCTGACGCCCCAGCAGCAGGAACAGCACGGTCTGGCCGCCGTAGAGCAGGCTGCACAGCACGTCCGCGCCGATCAGCCACACCGCGGCCCGGTTGGCCCGCAGCGCGCCGAGCCCCTCGCGCATCTCGGTGACGAGACCACCGGCGCCCGCGGAACCGGGCGACGACCCCAGCCGCAACCCCACCAGCAACAACGCCGACAGACCGAACGTCGCCGCGTTGATCAGGAACGCGACCGCGGGCGAACCGGCCAGCAGCAACACCGCCCCACCGGCCGGCCCGATCAGCACCGACGCCGAGGCGATCGCGCTGCGGGCGGCGTTGGCCGGGGCCAGGTCGGCCTCGTCGACCATCCGCGGCACCGACGCCGCCACCGCCGGCGGGTACACCGTGGACGCCACGGTCGCCAGCGCCGCCAGCACCGGCGCCAGCACCACCGGCAGCCCGGCCAGCGCGACGACGGCCAGCAGCCCCATCGTCGCCATCCGCACGACGTCGGACGCGATCATCAGCCCTCGCCGGTCGTAGCGGTCGGCCAGCGCCCCGCCCAGCGGGGTCAGCAGCACGATCGGGATCACCCGAGCGGCCGTCGTCGCCGCGGTCCAGCCGACCGAGTGGGTCCGGTCGTACACGAACGCCAGCAGCGCGAGGTTGTAGAGCCAGTCACCGACCTGGGACACCGCCAGCGCGGCCAGCAGCCGGCGCAGCGTCCGATTCTTCCGCACGAGCGTGAGCATCTCCATGGGATCGAGAGTCGGGCTAAGGCGTTCCCGGGCGCATCGGGCAACCTCCCTAGCGGTACCTCAGGTTCGCTGATTGCGCTGTTGGGACCGTCTAGGACCCCGGATTCGACCGGCTCGGACGCGTCGCCAACGCGACAGCGGTCCCGGTTGCGCGTCGACCGCGAACCTGCAGGTCAACCGAGCCGGCACCGGCCGCCGCGGCTTAGCCGGGAGGCGTCCGAACGAGATACGGCACGCGCCATATGGGAACGCCTGCCTGCTTAGACCTAGCGTTTTCCTCAGCACGCCGAGCACCTCGCCGGCCCCGCCCGAAAGGAGACCGACCATGCGTCGCAAGCGTCTTGCCTGAGGAACTTCCCGATAGGCGAGGGCCGTGCGTTGCACGGCCCTCGCTCTTTTGTTGGCCCGCACATCGGTCGTTAGGCCCCTGCCCTAACCCCCGGCCGACGTCCACCCTGGAGCGATGGAGCGAGGGCTGGTGAGCTCGGTGCTCGTGGGCCGGCGCGCGGAGCTGGCGCGGCTGCGGGCACTTCTCGAGCGGGTGACCGCCGGGCAGCCCGCGGTCGCGGTGCTCTCCGGTGAGGCCGGGGTCGGCAAGTCCCGGCTCGTCGCCGAGGTCGCCCGCGAAGCCGCCGACGATTTCGGCGTCCGGGTGCTGCGCGGCCGCTGCGTCGACCTGGGTGGCGCCGGCCTGGCCCTGGCCCCGCTGGTGGACGTCCTCCGGACCCTGTCCCGGACCAGCACGCCCGACGAGCTCGACCGCCTGCTCGGCCCGGCCCGCCGGGAGCTCGCCCGGCTGCTGCCGGAGCTGGGCCCGACCGCGGGCACCAGCGCCGAGGATCCGACCAGCCGGCTTCTCGAGCAGGTCCTCGGCCTGATCACCCGGCTCGCCGCCGACCAGCCCCTGCTGCTGGTCGTCGAAGATCTGCACTGGGCCGACCGCTCCACCCGCGATCTCGTCTCGTTCCTGGCCCAGACGCTGCAGGAACTCGGGGTCATGCTGCTGATGACCTACCGCTCCGACGAGCTGCACCGCCGCCATCCGCTGCGTCCGCTGGTGACCGGCTGGGAGCGCATGCGGTCGGTGGAACGGCTCGAGGTCGGCCGGTTCACCCGCCGCGAGGTCGACGAACAGCTCCGGGCGATCCGCGGCCGACGCTCGAACGCCGCGTTCCTCGACGTCGTCTTCGAACGGTCGCAGGGCAACGCGTTCCTGGTCGAGGAGATCCTGGCCGCGGTCGAGGGCGGCGCCGATCCGTCCGCGCTGCCGCCCTCGCTGCGTGACGTGCTGCTGGCCCGCACCGAGACCGTGTCCGAGGCCGCGCAGTCGGTGCTACGGGTCGCCGCCGCGGCCGGTCCGCGGATCTCCGAGCGGCTGCTGGCCGCCGTGTCCGGCACCGGCCCGGCCGAGCTGCACCCGGCGCTGCGCGAAGCCGTCGAGCACCACCTGCTGGTGATCGACTCGAGTGGCCACGGCTACGAGTTCCGCCACGAGCTCACCCGCGACGCACTCTACGACGACATGCTGCCCGGCGAACGCGTCCGGCTGCACGCCGCCTACGGGGAGGCCCTGAGCGGCGACGCCACGCTGCTCGGCGAGGACAGCGGCTCGATCGCGGCCACGCTGGCCCACCACTGGTACGCCGCGCTCGACCTGCCCCGGGCGCTCTCGGCGTCGGTCCGGGCCGGCCAGCACGCGGCCGCCCGGTACGCGCCCGCCGAAGCGTTGCACCACTTCGAGCGCGTGCTGCAGCTCTGGCCCCGGGTCGGCGACGCCGTCGAACGGGCCGGCATCGACTGGACCGACGCCAACCTCGCGGCGATCGACGCCGCGTTCTACGCGGGCGAGCTCCAGCGCGGCCTGTCGCTGGTGGACGAGGTGCTCGCCGACCCCGCGTCGGTCGCCGACCCGGTCCGCCGCGCGCGGGTCGCCGAACGCCGGGCGCATCTGCTCGGCCACGGCGGACGCACCGAGGAGGCCGCCGCGCAACTGCGGGAGGCTCTCGCGCTGCTGCCCGAGCGGCCGGTCACCGTGACCCACGCCGCGGTGCTGGCCTCGCTGGCCACGATGGTCCGGCGCAGCGGTGACGAGGAGGGGGCGCAGGCGATCGCCCGGCGCGCCGCCGCGGCCGCGGCCGAGTCCGGCGCGACCGCCTACGAGGCCGAGTCGCTGATCACGCTGGGGTCGGCGACCGGCTATCTCGACGACGTCCCGGCCGGCCTGGCCACGCTGCACCAGGGCATCGACCTGGCCCGGGCGCACCAGTACGACAACACCGCGCTGCGCGGCTACATCAACCTCTCCGACCTGCTCGAGATGATCGGCCGGCACGCCGAGGCCACCCAGGCGGCCCGGGACGGCCTCGCGCTGAGCGGCCGGGTGGGCTCGGCCCGGTCCTGGGGCGCGATGCTGGCCGGCAACATCGTCGAGCCGCTGCTGCGGCTCGGGCGCTGGCGCGAGGCCCAGGACCTGATCACCGAGACCCTCGCCGACGACCCGGTCAGCATGTTCGCCGCGTCGCTCTTCCTGCTCCGCGCCGAGCTGCACCTCTGGCAGGGCGACCGCGCCGCCGCGGCCGCCGACCGGCAGGAGGCCGGCCGCCACCTCGGCGGCAACGAAGAGGTCCAGTACTCGGTCCCGCTCGCCTATCTCGACGGTGAGCTGGCCCGCTCCGCCGGCGACCTCGAGGCCGCCTGGGACCACGTTCGTCCGGCGCTACGGCCGCCGATCGTCCCGATGGCGGTCCGCTACTGCTGGCCCCTGGCCTGGCTGGGCGCCCGTGTTCACGCCGACGCCCGGCCGGGCGCGGTCGGTGACCCGGGTGACGTCGACGCCCTGCGGACGCTGATCGAGACGTTGCCCGCGACGACGCCACCGGCCCGGGCCGCGGCGGCCATGGCCCGGGCCGAGCTGGCCCGCGCCGGCGGCCGGGGCGAGGTGGGGGCCTGGCAGGCGGCGGTGACCGCGTGCCGGGAGGCGTCCGAGCTGTTCCCGCTGTGCTACGGCCTGTTCCGGCTGGCCGAGGCCCGGGCGGCGACCGCGCTCGACACCGGGGCCGCCGCCGACGCCCAGGAATGTCTCCGCTACGCCGACGACCTGGCCGCGGCCACCGCCCAGGACGTCCGCGCGCTGGTGCGACGCGCGCGGATCCGCCTGGAGCAGCCCGACGGTCCGGTCCCCGACGTCGAGAACGAGTTCAAGCTGACCGACCGGGAGCGGGAGGTGCTGGGCCTGGTGGCCGAGGGCCGGTCCAACGGCCA
Coding sequences within:
- a CDS encoding DUF3887 domain-containing protein; amino-acid sequence: MRRVVEALVAGRFDEVSSMFSPRLRAVVSASALAAAWDGEIARVGAVVSVGEAAEEPGVEGLTRVSTPVTGERGGFTVVMSVDADEVIHGLRLAPSGPTSAGWAPPPYARPTRFVEREILDGAGTLTVPRRRGIRRRSRVGVVLLSGGGPFDRDETSGVNKPLKDLAWGLASQGIAVARFDKPAVEPGWTMSDEYLPRALAAAETLSTDRIYLLGHSMGGRVAPRVAAALPSIAGLILLAADAEPLHHAALRVARHLGWDTSTLERQAALIDSPSLTAATPAADLPFGWPGSYWLDLRDDDPVATAAAVDVPVLLLQGGRDYQVTVDGDLARWRAGLPRAAVRVYDADDHLFFPGSGPSTPAGYLPAQHLDAAVVADVVRWTAGDGS
- a CDS encoding SigE family RNA polymerase sigma factor → MAEAGRSDDAYREYVDGLIPGLRRVAYLLCQDWHRADDLVQSTLERLYRHWSKASKADAPAAYARTVLVRVFLGEQRMAWARRVVLLDRLPEDAAAAAPDLADRLALEAAMRELPPRQRAVLVLRFFCDLSVEETADALQCATGTVKSQAARGLDKLREALTDSAVVETRR
- a CDS encoding MFS transporter, whose product is MEMLTLVRKNRTLRRLLAALAVSQVGDWLYNLALLAFVYDRTHSVGWTAATTAARVIPIVLLTPLGGALADRYDRRGLMIASDVVRMATMGLLAVVALAGLPVVLAPVLAALATVASTVYPPAVAASVPRMVDEADLAPANAARSAIASASVLIGPAGGAVLLLAGSPAVAFLINAATFGLSALLLVGLRLGSSPGSAGAGGLVTEMREGLGALRANRAAVWLIGADVLCSLLYGGQTVLFLLLGRQLGWGDAGYGVLLAGVGVGGLLGAVIVARLGVDRQTRGAIAVVLMLVAVAAAGLAVAPVMVVAVVLAAAVSAGSMVVEIVVDTVLARTLDEAVLARAYGFSYPAAIAGIVAGSLVAAPLAGAFGLAGALAVPAVLIGGYALLLGVVATRPAARPVAAPVPVAGPGPAVGRAVVRYPAGPSAEWSGTWRPPVPAPSPAPGPSSAPGRGPVVGRVAVQPAA
- a CDS encoding helix-turn-helix transcriptional regulator, with translation MERGLVSSVLVGRRAELARLRALLERVTAGQPAVAVLSGEAGVGKSRLVAEVAREAADDFGVRVLRGRCVDLGGAGLALAPLVDVLRTLSRTSTPDELDRLLGPARRELARLLPELGPTAGTSAEDPTSRLLEQVLGLITRLAADQPLLLVVEDLHWADRSTRDLVSFLAQTLQELGVMLLMTYRSDELHRRHPLRPLVTGWERMRSVERLEVGRFTRREVDEQLRAIRGRRSNAAFLDVVFERSQGNAFLVEEILAAVEGGADPSALPPSLRDVLLARTETVSEAAQSVLRVAAAAGPRISERLLAAVSGTGPAELHPALREAVEHHLLVIDSSGHGYEFRHELTRDALYDDMLPGERVRLHAAYGEALSGDATLLGEDSGSIAATLAHHWYAALDLPRALSASVRAGQHAAARYAPAEALHHFERVLQLWPRVGDAVERAGIDWTDANLAAIDAAFYAGELQRGLSLVDEVLADPASVADPVRRARVAERRAHLLGHGGRTEEAAAQLREALALLPERPVTVTHAAVLASLATMVRRSGDEEGAQAIARRAAAAAAESGATAYEAESLITLGSATGYLDDVPAGLATLHQGIDLARAHQYDNTALRGYINLSDLLEMIGRHAEATQAARDGLALSGRVGSARSWGAMLAGNIVEPLLRLGRWREAQDLITETLADDPVSMFAASLFLLRAELHLWQGDRAAAAADRQEAGRHLGGNEEVQYSVPLAYLDGELARSAGDLEAAWDHVRPALRPPIVPMAVRYCWPLAWLGARVHADARPGAVGDPGDVDALRTLIETLPATTPPARAAAAMARAELARAGGRGEVGAWQAAVTACREASELFPLCYGLFRLAEARAATALDTGAAADAQECLRYADDLAAATAQDVRALVRRARIRLEQPDGPVPDVENEFKLTDREREVLGLVAEGRSNGQIAGVLYISPKTASVHVSNILAKLGVGSRTEATTMAHRHGLLPA
- a CDS encoding helix-turn-helix domain-containing protein; translated protein: MDVFELLGHPARLRIVHALRGDRTLTTAELAEKLPDVSKATVYRHVDALAAGGVLEIAAERRVRGAVERHYRLNRTAAGIDPDTAAALTPDDHRRAFATAMATLAAEFDAYLDRTSSDLSKDAVGYRQHALWLTPDELTALIDGLRAAIRPALDHPYSATRSRYLLSPILFPAETDETPRTSRR